One stretch of Acetomicrobium thermoterrenum DSM 13490 DNA includes these proteins:
- a CDS encoding ribonuclease H-like YkuK family protein → MFVSPTYGPLELDQVIKRMCNFMAQEGNYRIIVGTDSQLLINSTLFVSAIVVHRIGRGGIYFYKKTYDSKPYSIKERILTETSMSLTLASEILQLLAQDIILCEQYRQLLEIHLDVGEKGLTREILNMVVGMVKGSGYVAHIKPDAFAASCVADKYTKSA, encoded by the coding sequence GTGTTCGTTAGCCCTACTTACGGTCCTCTCGAACTCGACCAAGTGATCAAACGAATGTGCAACTTTATGGCTCAAGAGGGAAATTATCGGATAATAGTTGGAACCGATTCACAACTTCTAATCAACAGTACGCTTTTCGTTTCCGCAATAGTGGTCCACAGAATTGGACGGGGTGGGATTTATTTTTACAAAAAAACCTACGATTCAAAACCCTACTCCATCAAGGAGCGCATCTTAACGGAAACATCGATGAGCCTTACGCTTGCAAGCGAAATACTCCAACTTCTCGCTCAAGACATCATCCTCTGCGAACAATATAGACAATTACTTGAGATACACCTCGACGTCGGAGAAAAGGGTCTTACGAGGGAGATATTAAATATGGTCGTCGGCATGGTAAAAGGAAGCGGCTACGTGGCCCATATAAAACCGGATGCCTTCGCCGCTTCCTGCGTAGCCGACAAATACACAAAGAGCGCTTAG
- a CDS encoding heavy-metal-associated domain-containing protein, translated as MAHFILDVPDMSCQHCVKRISKTLEELGLTEFKVNLENKTVEADTDDIESVIETLDEIGYKATLKN; from the coding sequence ATGGCGCATTTCATACTGGACGTTCCGGATATGTCGTGTCAACATTGCGTTAAAAGAATTTCCAAGACTTTAGAAGAGCTGGGTTTAACGGAATTTAAAGTGAACCTGGAAAACAAGACGGTCGAAGCAGATACCGATGACATTGAAAGCGTCATAGAAACTCTGGACGAAATCGGATACAAAGCCACGTTAAAAAACTAA